A genomic stretch from Alosa sapidissima isolate fAloSap1 chromosome 3, fAloSap1.pri, whole genome shotgun sequence includes:
- the LOC121706247 gene encoding MICAL-like protein 1 isoform X2, translating into MGSQKLLQDWCRLQCEHYSNVEIRDLTTSFKDGLAFCAIIHKHRPDLLDFHSLSKEKGYENNRLAFEVAETHLGIPALLDPADMVSPEVPDRLSVITYLSQYFTYFAKTSDAGFSNFLMSSLPSTCTDGKKGLQVSESSAEKGKGKGQTSSRAPGHLCSACQKQVHLVQRHIVDGKLYHRSCFKCSQCSSTLFPGSYRKGDEAGSLLCSHLCIQKPNGLPKQHSLADPGEALQRVTQDVPCSTSLTEKHSLEVDKEKRSESQLPESTNGHKQCIKYSGEVDDKKKSLPDKEVETEKAEGKQTLEKQKLMDVDTKKLGVSAGTGSSPALAGQSGTNSRPVPAPRRAKARQQESSRSNPPWPPPRAHPAKVMNRSLSENHEAKSGEEGFSVSRSSDKSSENQKPKSPPWLDLIHPGPWAKLPPVPLPPEPPRSCSVPFLSEMWSRRKAVHLSPHNPFDEEDVSEGLEGSHKDTWTACSERDESQVQVTMVTSQTWCGTSVWDQANAERSADDNQTSKANIPQSAECTDTPPARKGESISEERGVVCSAEDSNSPGDCPLVQANAPPNMAETECLEKPLAETNGTGNVAPSICSSCVSDLAETAGSVCTLNLAKAVTVPEATRLESPAGRTELESLPKSALASAPQMLSETDVCQEQDLPKSLSEVQLSTQDITSSTPPSASCSDRNTESHSQPTQQLPSDGLIRDREPPPPPTKPYRNKRTCKENPFNRTTSLAEIPSASCSSSTKAAAPGHGFPLIKRKVETDRHLRKKDLQTERGELERRLNGLEQRGVELERSLRNCHNEKEDDLLVNWFTLIHEKHMLVRRDAELVYMAKQQNLEERQSDVEYELRCLFNKPEKDWSKDDEAREKQLMSDLVTIIEQRNQIINSLDQDRQREQEEDMLLEDMIKKRDSHRNEENDQRIFAGKFKPIKMLKQLGHKTESKKGKSKISLKKKS; encoded by the exons ATGGGGTCCCAGAAACTTCTGCAGGATTGGTGTCGCTTACAGTGTGAACATTATTCCAATGTGGAAATTAGGGATTTGACCACCTCTTTCAAAGATGGGTTGGCTTTCTGCGCTATCATCCACAAACACAGACCAGACTTGCT AGATTTTCATTCACTCTCAAAGGAGAAAGGCTATGAAAACAATCGCCTG GCCTTCGAAGTAGCTGAGACACATCTAGGTATCCCTGCTTTGCTGGACCCTGCTGACATGGTGTCTCCAGAGGTGCCTGACAGGCTGAGTGTCATCACCTACCTTTCCCAGTACTTCACCTACTTTGCCAAGACATCTGATG CTGGATTCAGCAACTTCCTGATGTCCAGCCTCCCAAGCACCTGCACAGATGGGAAGAAAGGGCTCCAGGTATCTGAG AGCTCAGCAGAgaaggggaaggggaagggcCAGACCAGCAGCAGAGCTCCAGGCCACTTGTGCAGTGCGTGCCAGAAGCAAGTTCACCTGGTACAGAGACACATCGTGGATGGAAAGTTGTACCATCGAAGCTGCTTCAA GTGTAGTCAGTGCAGCAGCACCCTTTTCCCAGGATCATACAGGAAGGGAGATGAGGCTGGCTCGCTGCTGTGTTCACACCTCTGCATACAAAAACCAAATGGCCTCCCTAAACAGCATAGCCTTGCAGACCCAGGAGAAGCTCTTCAGAGAGTGACTCAAGACGTGCCTTGTTCAACCAGCCTCACTGAAAAGCACAGTCTAGAGGTGgacaaagagaagagaagcGAAAGCCAGTTGCCCGAGAGCACAAATGGGCACAAACAGTGCATCAAATACAGTGGCGAAGTGGACGATAAAAAGAAATCACTTCCTGACAAGGAGGTAGAAACAGAAAAGGCAGAAGGAAAACAAACTCTTGAAAAACAGAAGCTCATGGATGTTGACACAAAGAAGCTCGGAGTTAGTGCAGGCACTGGCTCTTCTCCCGCACTAGCTGGTCAGTCAGGGACAAACAGCCGGCCCGTGCCAGCACCACGGAGGGCGAAAGCCCGACAGCAGGAGTCCAGCAGGTCTAATCCCCCCTGGCCACCACCCAGGGCACATCCTGCTAAAGTGATGAACCGTTCTCTGTCTGAGA ATCATGAAGCCAAGTCTGGAGAGGAAGGCTTCAGTGTGTCAAGAAG CTCTGACAAGTCCAGTGAAAACCAGAAGCCAAAAAGTCCCCCTTGGCTGGATTTGATTCACCCTGGACCTTGGGCCAAACTTCCTCCAGTCCCTCTTCCACCAGAGCCCCCTCGCTCCTGCTCTGTCCCTTTCCTCAGTGAGATGTGGTCAAGGCGGAAGGctgtccatctctcccctcATAATCCATTTGACGAGGAGGATGTCAGTGAAGGTCTTGAGGgatcacacaaagacacatggaCAGCGTGTTcggagagagatgagagccaAGTGCAGGTGACCATGGTGACAAGCCAGACCTGGTGTGGCACCAGTGTATGGGACCAAGCCAACGCTGAAAGGTCAGCTGATGACAACCAAACCTCAAAGGCCAACATCCCCCAATCAGCTGAATGCACTGATACACCACCCGCACGTAAAGGGGAATCCATTTcagaagagagaggggtggtgtgcTCAGCAGAAGACTCTAACTCACCAGGTGACTGCCCTTTAGTCCAAGCTAATGCTCCACCAAACATGGCTGAAACAGAATGTCTTGAGAAACCACTAGCTGAGACTAATGGCACGGGCAACGTGGCTCCGTCGATTTGTTCCTCTTGTGTATCAGATTTAGCTGAGACTGCTGGTTCAGTGTGTACGCTAAATTTAGCTAAAGCAGTCACCGTACCTGAGGCTACCAGATTAGAATCCCCTGCTGGCAGAACTGAATTAGAGAGTTTGCCAAAATCTGCTTTGGCCTCAGCACCCCAGATGCTTTCAGAGACTGATGTTTGCCAAGAGCAAGATCTCCCTAAAAGTTTATCAGAAGTGCAGTTATCAACCCAAGATATCACATCCTCCACTCCACCAAGTGCATCATGTAGTGACAGAAACACTGAGAGTCATTCACAGCCTACTCAACAGTTGCCATCTGATGGTCTGATCAGAGACAGAgagcctccaccaccaccaactaAACCATATCGTAACAAG CGCACATGCAAAGAAAACCCTTTCAACAGGACGACATCCCTTGCTGAGATTCCCAGTGCGTCATGTTCCTCTTCCACTAAAGCTGCAGCGCCTGGCCATGGTTTTCCCCTCATCAAGAGAAAG GTAGAGACCGACCGGCACCTCCGGAAGAAAGACCTACAGACAGAGCGAGGGGAGCTGGAGAGGCGTTTGAATGGCCTGGAACAGAGAGGCGTGGAGCTGGAGAGGAGCCTCAGAAACTGTCACAATG AAAAAGAGGATGACCTTTTGGTGAACTGGTTCACCCTCATTCATGAGAAACACATGCTGGTGCGCAGAGATGCTGAGCTGGTCTACAT GGCAAAGCAGCAGAATCTGGAGGAGAGGCAGTCAGATGTGGAATATGAATTAAGATGTCTCTTCAATAAACCAG AGAAAGATTGGAGCAAGGATGACGAGGCCAGGGAGAAGCAGCTGATGTCAGACCTAGTCACCATCATTGAACAGAGAAACCAAATTATCAACAGCCTGGACCAGGACCGGCAAAG AGAACAAGAGGAGGACATGCTGTTAGAGGACATGATCAAAAAGAGAG ATTCCCATAGAAATGAAGAAAATGATCAGAGGATCTTTGCTGGAAAGTTTAAGCCAATCAAGATGCTGAAGCAGCTCGGCCACAAGACTGAGAGCAAAAAGGGAAAGAGCAAAATCTCTCTGAAGAAGAAGAGCTGA
- the LOC121706247 gene encoding MICAL-like protein 1 isoform X1: MGSQKLLQDWCRLQCEHYSNVEIRDLTTSFKDGLAFCAIIHKHRPDLLDFHSLSKEKGYENNRLAFEVAETHLGIPALLDPADMVSPEVPDRLSVITYLSQYFTYFAKTSDAGFSNFLMSSLPSTCTDGKKGLQVSEVVYETKSSAEKGKGKGQTSSRAPGHLCSACQKQVHLVQRHIVDGKLYHRSCFKCSQCSSTLFPGSYRKGDEAGSLLCSHLCIQKPNGLPKQHSLADPGEALQRVTQDVPCSTSLTEKHSLEVDKEKRSESQLPESTNGHKQCIKYSGEVDDKKKSLPDKEVETEKAEGKQTLEKQKLMDVDTKKLGVSAGTGSSPALAGQSGTNSRPVPAPRRAKARQQESSRSNPPWPPPRAHPAKVMNRSLSENHEAKSGEEGFSVSRSSDKSSENQKPKSPPWLDLIHPGPWAKLPPVPLPPEPPRSCSVPFLSEMWSRRKAVHLSPHNPFDEEDVSEGLEGSHKDTWTACSERDESQVQVTMVTSQTWCGTSVWDQANAERSADDNQTSKANIPQSAECTDTPPARKGESISEERGVVCSAEDSNSPGDCPLVQANAPPNMAETECLEKPLAETNGTGNVAPSICSSCVSDLAETAGSVCTLNLAKAVTVPEATRLESPAGRTELESLPKSALASAPQMLSETDVCQEQDLPKSLSEVQLSTQDITSSTPPSASCSDRNTESHSQPTQQLPSDGLIRDREPPPPPTKPYRNKRTCKENPFNRTTSLAEIPSASCSSSTKAAAPGHGFPLIKRKVETDRHLRKKDLQTERGELERRLNGLEQRGVELERSLRNCHNEKEDDLLVNWFTLIHEKHMLVRRDAELVYMAKQQNLEERQSDVEYELRCLFNKPEKDWSKDDEAREKQLMSDLVTIIEQRNQIINSLDQDRQREQEEDMLLEDMIKKRDSHRNEENDQRIFAGKFKPIKMLKQLGHKTESKKGKSKISLKKKS; this comes from the exons ATGGGGTCCCAGAAACTTCTGCAGGATTGGTGTCGCTTACAGTGTGAACATTATTCCAATGTGGAAATTAGGGATTTGACCACCTCTTTCAAAGATGGGTTGGCTTTCTGCGCTATCATCCACAAACACAGACCAGACTTGCT AGATTTTCATTCACTCTCAAAGGAGAAAGGCTATGAAAACAATCGCCTG GCCTTCGAAGTAGCTGAGACACATCTAGGTATCCCTGCTTTGCTGGACCCTGCTGACATGGTGTCTCCAGAGGTGCCTGACAGGCTGAGTGTCATCACCTACCTTTCCCAGTACTTCACCTACTTTGCCAAGACATCTGATG CTGGATTCAGCAACTTCCTGATGTCCAGCCTCCCAAGCACCTGCACAGATGGGAAGAAAGGGCTCCAGGTATCTGAGGTTGTTTACGAAACAAAA AGCTCAGCAGAgaaggggaaggggaagggcCAGACCAGCAGCAGAGCTCCAGGCCACTTGTGCAGTGCGTGCCAGAAGCAAGTTCACCTGGTACAGAGACACATCGTGGATGGAAAGTTGTACCATCGAAGCTGCTTCAA GTGTAGTCAGTGCAGCAGCACCCTTTTCCCAGGATCATACAGGAAGGGAGATGAGGCTGGCTCGCTGCTGTGTTCACACCTCTGCATACAAAAACCAAATGGCCTCCCTAAACAGCATAGCCTTGCAGACCCAGGAGAAGCTCTTCAGAGAGTGACTCAAGACGTGCCTTGTTCAACCAGCCTCACTGAAAAGCACAGTCTAGAGGTGgacaaagagaagagaagcGAAAGCCAGTTGCCCGAGAGCACAAATGGGCACAAACAGTGCATCAAATACAGTGGCGAAGTGGACGATAAAAAGAAATCACTTCCTGACAAGGAGGTAGAAACAGAAAAGGCAGAAGGAAAACAAACTCTTGAAAAACAGAAGCTCATGGATGTTGACACAAAGAAGCTCGGAGTTAGTGCAGGCACTGGCTCTTCTCCCGCACTAGCTGGTCAGTCAGGGACAAACAGCCGGCCCGTGCCAGCACCACGGAGGGCGAAAGCCCGACAGCAGGAGTCCAGCAGGTCTAATCCCCCCTGGCCACCACCCAGGGCACATCCTGCTAAAGTGATGAACCGTTCTCTGTCTGAGA ATCATGAAGCCAAGTCTGGAGAGGAAGGCTTCAGTGTGTCAAGAAG CTCTGACAAGTCCAGTGAAAACCAGAAGCCAAAAAGTCCCCCTTGGCTGGATTTGATTCACCCTGGACCTTGGGCCAAACTTCCTCCAGTCCCTCTTCCACCAGAGCCCCCTCGCTCCTGCTCTGTCCCTTTCCTCAGTGAGATGTGGTCAAGGCGGAAGGctgtccatctctcccctcATAATCCATTTGACGAGGAGGATGTCAGTGAAGGTCTTGAGGgatcacacaaagacacatggaCAGCGTGTTcggagagagatgagagccaAGTGCAGGTGACCATGGTGACAAGCCAGACCTGGTGTGGCACCAGTGTATGGGACCAAGCCAACGCTGAAAGGTCAGCTGATGACAACCAAACCTCAAAGGCCAACATCCCCCAATCAGCTGAATGCACTGATACACCACCCGCACGTAAAGGGGAATCCATTTcagaagagagaggggtggtgtgcTCAGCAGAAGACTCTAACTCACCAGGTGACTGCCCTTTAGTCCAAGCTAATGCTCCACCAAACATGGCTGAAACAGAATGTCTTGAGAAACCACTAGCTGAGACTAATGGCACGGGCAACGTGGCTCCGTCGATTTGTTCCTCTTGTGTATCAGATTTAGCTGAGACTGCTGGTTCAGTGTGTACGCTAAATTTAGCTAAAGCAGTCACCGTACCTGAGGCTACCAGATTAGAATCCCCTGCTGGCAGAACTGAATTAGAGAGTTTGCCAAAATCTGCTTTGGCCTCAGCACCCCAGATGCTTTCAGAGACTGATGTTTGCCAAGAGCAAGATCTCCCTAAAAGTTTATCAGAAGTGCAGTTATCAACCCAAGATATCACATCCTCCACTCCACCAAGTGCATCATGTAGTGACAGAAACACTGAGAGTCATTCACAGCCTACTCAACAGTTGCCATCTGATGGTCTGATCAGAGACAGAgagcctccaccaccaccaactaAACCATATCGTAACAAG CGCACATGCAAAGAAAACCCTTTCAACAGGACGACATCCCTTGCTGAGATTCCCAGTGCGTCATGTTCCTCTTCCACTAAAGCTGCAGCGCCTGGCCATGGTTTTCCCCTCATCAAGAGAAAG GTAGAGACCGACCGGCACCTCCGGAAGAAAGACCTACAGACAGAGCGAGGGGAGCTGGAGAGGCGTTTGAATGGCCTGGAACAGAGAGGCGTGGAGCTGGAGAGGAGCCTCAGAAACTGTCACAATG AAAAAGAGGATGACCTTTTGGTGAACTGGTTCACCCTCATTCATGAGAAACACATGCTGGTGCGCAGAGATGCTGAGCTGGTCTACAT GGCAAAGCAGCAGAATCTGGAGGAGAGGCAGTCAGATGTGGAATATGAATTAAGATGTCTCTTCAATAAACCAG AGAAAGATTGGAGCAAGGATGACGAGGCCAGGGAGAAGCAGCTGATGTCAGACCTAGTCACCATCATTGAACAGAGAAACCAAATTATCAACAGCCTGGACCAGGACCGGCAAAG AGAACAAGAGGAGGACATGCTGTTAGAGGACATGATCAAAAAGAGAG ATTCCCATAGAAATGAAGAAAATGATCAGAGGATCTTTGCTGGAAAGTTTAAGCCAATCAAGATGCTGAAGCAGCTCGGCCACAAGACTGAGAGCAAAAAGGGAAAGAGCAAAATCTCTCTGAAGAAGAAGAGCTGA
- the LOC121706247 gene encoding MICAL-like protein 1 isoform X3, whose protein sequence is MGSQKLLQDWCRLQCEHYSNVEIRDLTTSFKDGLAFCAIIHKHRPDLLDFHSLSKEKGYENNRLAFEVAETHLGIPALLDPADMVSPEVPDRLSVITYLSQYFTYFAKTSDAGFSNFLMSSLPSTCTDGKKGLQSSAEKGKGKGQTSSRAPGHLCSACQKQVHLVQRHIVDGKLYHRSCFKCSQCSSTLFPGSYRKGDEAGSLLCSHLCIQKPNGLPKQHSLADPGEALQRVTQDVPCSTSLTEKHSLEVDKEKRSESQLPESTNGHKQCIKYSGEVDDKKKSLPDKEVETEKAEGKQTLEKQKLMDVDTKKLGVSAGTGSSPALAGQSGTNSRPVPAPRRAKARQQESSRSNPPWPPPRAHPAKVMNRSLSENHEAKSGEEGFSVSRSSDKSSENQKPKSPPWLDLIHPGPWAKLPPVPLPPEPPRSCSVPFLSEMWSRRKAVHLSPHNPFDEEDVSEGLEGSHKDTWTACSERDESQVQVTMVTSQTWCGTSVWDQANAERSADDNQTSKANIPQSAECTDTPPARKGESISEERGVVCSAEDSNSPGDCPLVQANAPPNMAETECLEKPLAETNGTGNVAPSICSSCVSDLAETAGSVCTLNLAKAVTVPEATRLESPAGRTELESLPKSALASAPQMLSETDVCQEQDLPKSLSEVQLSTQDITSSTPPSASCSDRNTESHSQPTQQLPSDGLIRDREPPPPPTKPYRNKRTCKENPFNRTTSLAEIPSASCSSSTKAAAPGHGFPLIKRKVETDRHLRKKDLQTERGELERRLNGLEQRGVELERSLRNCHNEKEDDLLVNWFTLIHEKHMLVRRDAELVYMAKQQNLEERQSDVEYELRCLFNKPEKDWSKDDEAREKQLMSDLVTIIEQRNQIINSLDQDRQREQEEDMLLEDMIKKRDSHRNEENDQRIFAGKFKPIKMLKQLGHKTESKKGKSKISLKKKS, encoded by the exons ATGGGGTCCCAGAAACTTCTGCAGGATTGGTGTCGCTTACAGTGTGAACATTATTCCAATGTGGAAATTAGGGATTTGACCACCTCTTTCAAAGATGGGTTGGCTTTCTGCGCTATCATCCACAAACACAGACCAGACTTGCT AGATTTTCATTCACTCTCAAAGGAGAAAGGCTATGAAAACAATCGCCTG GCCTTCGAAGTAGCTGAGACACATCTAGGTATCCCTGCTTTGCTGGACCCTGCTGACATGGTGTCTCCAGAGGTGCCTGACAGGCTGAGTGTCATCACCTACCTTTCCCAGTACTTCACCTACTTTGCCAAGACATCTGATG CTGGATTCAGCAACTTCCTGATGTCCAGCCTCCCAAGCACCTGCACAGATGGGAAGAAAGGGCTCCAG AGCTCAGCAGAgaaggggaaggggaagggcCAGACCAGCAGCAGAGCTCCAGGCCACTTGTGCAGTGCGTGCCAGAAGCAAGTTCACCTGGTACAGAGACACATCGTGGATGGAAAGTTGTACCATCGAAGCTGCTTCAA GTGTAGTCAGTGCAGCAGCACCCTTTTCCCAGGATCATACAGGAAGGGAGATGAGGCTGGCTCGCTGCTGTGTTCACACCTCTGCATACAAAAACCAAATGGCCTCCCTAAACAGCATAGCCTTGCAGACCCAGGAGAAGCTCTTCAGAGAGTGACTCAAGACGTGCCTTGTTCAACCAGCCTCACTGAAAAGCACAGTCTAGAGGTGgacaaagagaagagaagcGAAAGCCAGTTGCCCGAGAGCACAAATGGGCACAAACAGTGCATCAAATACAGTGGCGAAGTGGACGATAAAAAGAAATCACTTCCTGACAAGGAGGTAGAAACAGAAAAGGCAGAAGGAAAACAAACTCTTGAAAAACAGAAGCTCATGGATGTTGACACAAAGAAGCTCGGAGTTAGTGCAGGCACTGGCTCTTCTCCCGCACTAGCTGGTCAGTCAGGGACAAACAGCCGGCCCGTGCCAGCACCACGGAGGGCGAAAGCCCGACAGCAGGAGTCCAGCAGGTCTAATCCCCCCTGGCCACCACCCAGGGCACATCCTGCTAAAGTGATGAACCGTTCTCTGTCTGAGA ATCATGAAGCCAAGTCTGGAGAGGAAGGCTTCAGTGTGTCAAGAAG CTCTGACAAGTCCAGTGAAAACCAGAAGCCAAAAAGTCCCCCTTGGCTGGATTTGATTCACCCTGGACCTTGGGCCAAACTTCCTCCAGTCCCTCTTCCACCAGAGCCCCCTCGCTCCTGCTCTGTCCCTTTCCTCAGTGAGATGTGGTCAAGGCGGAAGGctgtccatctctcccctcATAATCCATTTGACGAGGAGGATGTCAGTGAAGGTCTTGAGGgatcacacaaagacacatggaCAGCGTGTTcggagagagatgagagccaAGTGCAGGTGACCATGGTGACAAGCCAGACCTGGTGTGGCACCAGTGTATGGGACCAAGCCAACGCTGAAAGGTCAGCTGATGACAACCAAACCTCAAAGGCCAACATCCCCCAATCAGCTGAATGCACTGATACACCACCCGCACGTAAAGGGGAATCCATTTcagaagagagaggggtggtgtgcTCAGCAGAAGACTCTAACTCACCAGGTGACTGCCCTTTAGTCCAAGCTAATGCTCCACCAAACATGGCTGAAACAGAATGTCTTGAGAAACCACTAGCTGAGACTAATGGCACGGGCAACGTGGCTCCGTCGATTTGTTCCTCTTGTGTATCAGATTTAGCTGAGACTGCTGGTTCAGTGTGTACGCTAAATTTAGCTAAAGCAGTCACCGTACCTGAGGCTACCAGATTAGAATCCCCTGCTGGCAGAACTGAATTAGAGAGTTTGCCAAAATCTGCTTTGGCCTCAGCACCCCAGATGCTTTCAGAGACTGATGTTTGCCAAGAGCAAGATCTCCCTAAAAGTTTATCAGAAGTGCAGTTATCAACCCAAGATATCACATCCTCCACTCCACCAAGTGCATCATGTAGTGACAGAAACACTGAGAGTCATTCACAGCCTACTCAACAGTTGCCATCTGATGGTCTGATCAGAGACAGAgagcctccaccaccaccaactaAACCATATCGTAACAAG CGCACATGCAAAGAAAACCCTTTCAACAGGACGACATCCCTTGCTGAGATTCCCAGTGCGTCATGTTCCTCTTCCACTAAAGCTGCAGCGCCTGGCCATGGTTTTCCCCTCATCAAGAGAAAG GTAGAGACCGACCGGCACCTCCGGAAGAAAGACCTACAGACAGAGCGAGGGGAGCTGGAGAGGCGTTTGAATGGCCTGGAACAGAGAGGCGTGGAGCTGGAGAGGAGCCTCAGAAACTGTCACAATG AAAAAGAGGATGACCTTTTGGTGAACTGGTTCACCCTCATTCATGAGAAACACATGCTGGTGCGCAGAGATGCTGAGCTGGTCTACAT GGCAAAGCAGCAGAATCTGGAGGAGAGGCAGTCAGATGTGGAATATGAATTAAGATGTCTCTTCAATAAACCAG AGAAAGATTGGAGCAAGGATGACGAGGCCAGGGAGAAGCAGCTGATGTCAGACCTAGTCACCATCATTGAACAGAGAAACCAAATTATCAACAGCCTGGACCAGGACCGGCAAAG AGAACAAGAGGAGGACATGCTGTTAGAGGACATGATCAAAAAGAGAG ATTCCCATAGAAATGAAGAAAATGATCAGAGGATCTTTGCTGGAAAGTTTAAGCCAATCAAGATGCTGAAGCAGCTCGGCCACAAGACTGAGAGCAAAAAGGGAAAGAGCAAAATCTCTCTGAAGAAGAAGAGCTGA
- the LOC121706250 gene encoding probable ATP-dependent RNA helicase DDX17: MRGGSSYGDRDRDRGRDRGPRFGSSRGRSPPGSKKFGNPGERLRKKKWDLDELPKFEKNFYTENPEVQRMSQYELEEFRRKKEITLRGSGCPKPVISFQQAQFPQYVMDVLMQQNFKEPTPIQAQGFPLALSGRDMVGIAQTGSGKTLAYLLPAIVHINHQPYLERGDGPICLVLAPTRELAQQVQQVAYDYGKSSRIKSTCVYGGAPKGPQIRDLERGVEICIATPGRLIDFLEVGKTNLRRCTYLVLDEADRMLDMGFEPQIRKIVDQIRPDRQTLMWSATWPKEVRQLAEDFLRDYVQINVGALELSANHNILQIVDVCMDSEKDSKLLQLMEEIMAEKENKTIIFVETKKRCDDLTRRMRRDGWPAMCIHGDKSQPERDWVLSEFRSGKAPILIATDVASRGLDVEDVKFVINYDYPNSSEDYIHRIGRTARSTNKGTAYTFFTPGNLRQARELVRVLEEARQAINPKLLQLVDSGRGSGGGGGRSRFRGSGSNSNNPNLMYQEECDRRMRSVGGGGSKDSRGNGSSSGGFGRDGRRDGGDRSSSSSSSYRDRSGRDGRGSDSYSSGSNSYSGSSSQYSSYGSSSGSSQYNSRGGAPSGGSSTSGGAVPDQSGQSQGQFGNIGARSSNPPPPVTGPQPLMAQQFSPTQPMMGLMGQGGPYQFAPPPPPPPSRK; this comes from the exons ATGAGAGGTGGGTCGTCGTATGGAGACAGGGACCGAGACCGAGGACGCGACAGGGG GCCGCGCTTTGGCTCTAGCCGTGGCCGCTCACCTCCAGGGTCAAAGAAATTCGGCAATCCAGGTGAACGTcttcgtaaaaagaaatgggatTTGGATGAACTTCCAAAGTTTGAAAAGAATTTTTACACAGAGAATCCTGAAGTCCAACGAATGAGCCAG TATGAGCTTGAAGAATTCCGCAGGAAGAAAGAAATCACTCTAAGAGGCTCGGGCTGCCCCAAACCTGTCATCAGCTTCCAACAGGCCCAGTTCCCAC AGTATGTAATGGATGTCCTGATGCAGCAGAACTTTAAAGAGCCCACTCCCATCCAGGCCCAGGGCTTTCCATTGGCTCTCAGTGGTAGGGACATGGTGGGCATTGCTCAGACTGGCTCAGGGAAGACTCTTGCG TATCTTCTCCCTGCCATTGTACACATCAACCACCAGCCTTATCTGGAACGAGGAGATGGACCTATT TGTTTGGTACTGGCCCCAACTCGTGAGTTGGCTCAGCAGGTCCAACAGGTGGCCTATGATTATGGCAAATCCTCACGCATCAAGAGCACTTGTGTATACGGAGGAGCACCCAAGGGCCCACAGATTCGCGATCTGGAGAGAG GTGTGGAGATATGCATTGCAACGCCAGGCCGACTGATTGACTTTTTGGAGGTGGGCAAGACAAACCTGCGTCGCTGTACCTACCTGGTGCTGGATGAGGCCGACAGAATGCTGGACATGGGTTTCGAGCCCCAGATCCGCAAGATTGTTGATCAGATAAGG CCTGACAGACAGACCCTCATGTGGAGTGCCACCTGGCCGAAGGAGGTCCGTCAGCTGGCCGAGGACTTCCTGCGGGACTATGTTCAGATCAACGTCGGTGCCCTGGAGCTCAGTGCCAATCACAACATCCTGCAGATTGTTGACGTCTGTATGGACAGCGAGAAGGACAGCAA ATTGCTTCAACTGATGGAAGAGATAATggcagagaaagaaaacaagacCATCATCTTTGTGGAGACCAAGAAACGATGTGACGATTTGACGCGGCGCATGAGGCGAGATGG ATGGCCTGCTATGTGCATCCATGGTGACAAGAGTCAGCCTGAAAGAGACTGGGTGCTCTCAG AGTTTCGCAGTGGAAAAGCCcccattctcattgcgactgaCGTGGCCTCTCGTGGTTTGG ATGTGGAGGATGTCAAGTTTGTTATCAACTACGACTATCCCAACTCGTCCGAAGACTACATCCACCGCATCGGGCGCACAGCTCGTAGCACCAACAAAGGCACGGCCTACACCTTCTTCACACCTGGCAATCTGCGCCAGGCCCGGGAGCTGGTGCGTGTGCTGGAGGAGGCCCGGCAGGCCATCAACCCCAAACTCCTCCAGCTGGTGGACTCTGGGCGTGGGAGCGGTGGAGGAG GTGGGCGATCTCGTTTCCGTGGCAGCGGCTCCAACTCCAACAACCCTAACCTGATGTACCAGGAGGAGTGTGACCGCCGCATGCGCTCGGTGGGTGGCGGCGGCAGCAAGGACAGCCGTGGGAATGGCAGTTCAAGCGGCGGATTCGGTCGTGACGGGAGACGTGATGGAGGTGAccgctcctcctcttcctcctcgtcctACCGCGACCGCAGTGGCAGGGATGGGCGCGGCAGCGACAGCTACAGCTCCGGCTCCAACTCttacagcggcagcagcagccagTACAGCAGTTACGGtagcagcagtggcagcagccAGTACAACTCCAGGGGAGGTGCTCCATCAGGGGGCAGCTCGACCAGTGGAGGTGCAGTGCCCGATCAGTCGGGCCAGTCCCAGGGTCAGTTTGGGAACATTGGGGCCAGATCGAGCAACCCCCCGCCACCTGTCACCGGGCCACAGCCCCTCATGGCCCAGCAGTTCTCTCCCACTCAGCCAATGATGGGCCTCATGGGTCAGGGTGGACCCTACCAGTTTGCACCgccgccacccccacccccatcaagGAAGTAA